Proteins from a single region of Anthonomus grandis grandis chromosome 10, icAntGran1.3, whole genome shotgun sequence:
- the LOC126741347 gene encoding uncharacterized protein LOC126741347, protein MAGKKSQQVISLVDFVILQFFYAFQTIYEGFTSILKWDFWQKDIKAIDPPEPTTATTKRHFIQLYKPDPQEGAEQPQCYINVIEFDNSRQEEEIRKRKRSYDFPMNRGAEYQRHQRTRSENEIQRFYCSNLRY, encoded by the exons ATGGCAGGAAAGAAAAGTCAACAAGTCATCAGTCTGGTGGATTTCGTTATATTGCAGTTCTTCTACGCGTTTCAGACCATTTACGAGGGATTTACATCGATTTTAAAATG GGATTTCTGGCAAAAAGATATAAAAGCAATCGATCCCCCCGAACCAACAACCGCCACGACCAAACGTCACTTCATCCAGTTATACAAACCGGATCCCCAAGAAGGGGCCGAGCAGCCCCAATGTTACATCAACGTAATCGAGTTCGATAATTCGCGGCAAGAAGAAGAGATCAGGAAGAGGAAGCGATCGTACGATTTCCCTATGAACAGGGGGGCGGAGTACCAGAGACATCAGAGGACACGTAGCGAGAACgagatccaacggttttattgcAGCAACTTGAGGTATTAA